Proteins from a genomic interval of Chroococcidiopsis thermalis PCC 7203:
- a CDS encoding DUF2973 domain-containing protein, producing the protein MLHLLYILAFTILALIAVSNLIRNLIMFSFERDRTFAAPRSPMQNRGNLPYISNRSVPHPELLDAAGNPIGEPLLVMRSIDVEDARAQLDALYEASPGCSSESKEEEA; encoded by the coding sequence ATGTTACACTTACTTTACATCCTTGCTTTTACTATCCTAGCGTTGATAGCTGTAAGCAATCTAATTCGCAACTTAATTATGTTCAGTTTCGAGCGCGATCGCACGTTTGCTGCACCGCGATCGCCCATGCAAAATAGAGGGAATCTTCCCTATATCTCAAATCGCTCCGTACCTCACCCTGAATTACTGGACGCAGCTGGTAACCCTATCGGAGAACCGCTGTTAGTCATGCGGTCTATTGATGTTGAAGACGCCCGCGCCCAATTAGACGCACTTTATGAGGCTTCTCCTGGTTGTAGTAGCGAAAGCAAGGAGGAAGAAGCATAA
- a CDS encoding allophycocyanin subunit beta, with the protein MQDKLTSVAKNCDLTGSSLNREVVETLKEFLADGEKRVQVAGVIGSNAAEIVKTAVSLLFQEYPELVSPGGNAYTTRRYNMYVRDMNYFLRYCSYAIVAGDASVLDERLLAGLRDTFNSLGIPLGPTARSIQLMKNIVKEKLVTAGMTNITFVDEPFDYVVREISETEI; encoded by the coding sequence ATGCAAGATAAATTAACAAGCGTAGCCAAGAATTGCGATTTAACGGGTAGTTCTTTAAATCGCGAGGTTGTTGAGACTCTGAAAGAGTTTCTGGCTGATGGTGAGAAACGGGTACAGGTAGCAGGCGTTATTGGTTCCAATGCAGCTGAGATTGTCAAAACAGCAGTTAGTCTATTATTCCAAGAATATCCAGAGCTAGTTAGTCCAGGTGGCAATGCTTACACAACACGCCGCTACAATATGTACGTGCGAGATATGAACTACTTCTTGCGATATTGTAGCTATGCGATCGTGGCTGGAGATGCTAGCGTCTTAGACGAACGATTGCTGGCTGGTTTGCGAGATACGTTCAACTCTCTAGGAATCCCTTTAGGTCCCACTGCTCGAAGTATCCAGCTGATGAAAAATATCGTCAAAGAAAAGTTAGTGACGGCTGGAATGACTAACATTACGTTTGTCGATGAACCATTCGATTACGTCGTACGTGAGATTAGCGAAACGGAAATTTAG
- a CDS encoding MGMT family protein — MPYDVKATAFQLQVWQALQTIPIGTTVTYSDITRSIG; from the coding sequence TTGCCTTATGATGTCAAAGCTACTGCATTTCAACTGCAAGTTTGGCAGGCGCTACAAACCATTCCCATTGGTACGACCGTAACATACAGCGATATTACCCGCAGTATCGGGTAG
- a CDS encoding DUF445 domain-containing protein, giving the protein MDWSHFWVYVSPPIAGAIIGYFTNDLAIKMLFRPYRARYFAGRQLPFTPGLIPRNQERLAKRVSDTIMGSLLTPEELQKLTRRLLQPERVRGGIEWLLRLAIEQVRTDRDQRATKILAGILRDLVGESLPRLFKVLLRREEFLGTQLNQIFDQVLLEFQLSDEQAGRLADWLLQVVLPPDAIRQLVIDLLTDRTIQIIDESFREKTSGTYWVVANLFGLRNTLARLRTFCLDEREVTNARIKELIQELQVRERLKVWLKSLSLQNLPVSTVKQLRNTIRETAIGYSQIHGPEFIQGFSDSIDWENTASVLLNRLRNSPAFSSSLTAIGQELSLILERYLEQDLENLVAQALPILSIDQVIIDRVKSTSPAELEAAIEGIVKNELQAIVNLGGVLGFVVGLFQAGLLFFQQIQ; this is encoded by the coding sequence ATGGATTGGTCTCATTTCTGGGTTTATGTTAGTCCGCCGATCGCGGGAGCAATTATTGGCTATTTCACGAACGATTTAGCCATTAAAATGCTGTTTCGTCCCTACCGAGCGCGTTATTTTGCCGGAAGACAATTACCTTTTACTCCTGGTTTAATTCCTCGCAACCAAGAACGCTTGGCAAAGCGGGTGTCGGACACGATCATGGGTTCTCTACTGACACCAGAGGAATTGCAGAAGTTGACGCGGCGATTGCTGCAACCGGAGCGAGTGCGAGGAGGGATAGAATGGCTGTTAAGACTGGCGATCGAACAGGTTCGTACTGATAGAGATCAAAGAGCAACCAAAATTCTGGCGGGAATTTTACGCGATTTGGTTGGGGAATCTTTACCGCGTTTGTTTAAGGTGTTGTTGCGACGAGAAGAGTTTTTAGGCACTCAACTCAATCAAATTTTCGACCAGGTATTACTTGAGTTTCAACTCAGCGACGAGCAAGCGGGGAGGTTAGCTGATTGGTTGCTGCAAGTCGTTCTTCCACCAGACGCAATTCGGCAGTTAGTCATCGATCTTTTAACCGATCGCACAATTCAAATTATTGATGAGAGTTTTCGCGAAAAAACGAGCGGTACGTATTGGGTAGTTGCTAACTTATTTGGTTTGCGTAACACTTTGGCGCGCCTGCGAACGTTTTGTTTGGACGAAAGAGAAGTTACGAATGCGCGGATTAAGGAGTTAATTCAAGAGCTTCAAGTCCGCGAGCGCCTTAAAGTTTGGTTGAAAAGTTTATCGTTGCAAAATTTACCTGTTTCTACTGTAAAGCAATTACGCAATACAATTCGAGAAACAGCAATCGGCTATTCTCAAATTCACGGACCAGAGTTTATTCAAGGATTTAGCGATTCGATTGATTGGGAAAATACTGCTAGCGTGCTGCTCAATCGTTTGCGTAACTCTCCTGCTTTCAGTTCTTCTCTAACCGCGATCGGTCAAGAGTTATCTTTAATTTTGGAGCGTTATTTAGAGCAAGATTTAGAAAATTTGGTGGCACAGGCACTTCCAATTCTATCGATCGACCAGGTAATTATCGATCGCGTCAAATCTACCTCTCCTGCCGAATTAGAAGCTGCGATCGAAGGAATTGTCAAAAATGAGTTACAGGCAATTGTTAACTTAGGTGGTGTTCTCGGTTTTGTCGTGGGACTATTTCAAGCCGGATTGTTATTTTTCCAACAAATTCAGTAG
- a CDS encoding WD40 repeat domain-containing protein, with translation MKFPTTSNQLLELHTCTTLEDYVTAIAWSSDGQIVASDAAGGVTLWDGETLVPLQTNSGTSVDCLAFSHDGQFLATGGQDGRVRIWRWCDRQLIATLENAPAWVDKLAWNPRSNQLAFSLGRYVQVWDANTEEIVVTLNFENSSVLGIDWHPDGQYLAIAGYQGAKVWDATDWDDDPYVMDIPSASLAIAWSPDGKYIASGNMDRTITVLEWGNPNPWVMRGFPGKIRHLAWSSIKTQRDAPLLASASVEGIVVWEKLEDENLGWDSRLLQRHTDIVQAIAFQPGSLLLASAAVDGWLCLWQKAKRIAQLIDDATDGLSCLAWHPQGQKLAAGSQAGELLLWSKASRGTGFGRGK, from the coding sequence ATGAAATTCCCCACAACTAGCAACCAATTACTCGAACTCCATACATGCACAACTCTGGAGGATTACGTCACCGCGATCGCTTGGTCGAGTGACGGTCAAATCGTTGCTAGCGACGCGGCGGGAGGGGTGACACTGTGGGATGGGGAAACACTCGTTCCTCTACAGACAAATAGTGGTACATCAGTTGATTGTCTCGCCTTCTCTCATGACGGGCAATTTCTGGCTACAGGAGGACAGGATGGACGAGTTAGAATTTGGCGCTGGTGCGATCGCCAATTGATTGCCACTTTGGAAAATGCTCCTGCTTGGGTGGATAAGTTGGCTTGGAATCCTAGAAGTAACCAACTAGCTTTTAGTTTGGGGCGCTACGTCCAAGTGTGGGATGCAAATACAGAGGAGATTGTTGTTACTCTCAATTTTGAGAATTCTTCTGTATTAGGAATAGACTGGCATCCAGATGGACAGTATTTGGCGATCGCGGGATATCAGGGGGCAAAGGTTTGGGATGCAACAGATTGGGATGACGATCCGTACGTTATGGATATACCATCGGCAAGTCTGGCGATCGCTTGGTCACCTGATGGCAAATATATCGCTTCTGGAAACATGGATCGGACGATTACAGTTTTAGAATGGGGCAATCCCAATCCCTGGGTGATGCGGGGCTTTCCTGGTAAGATTCGTCACCTAGCTTGGTCAAGTATTAAGACGCAACGAGACGCACCGCTACTTGCCTCAGCTAGCGTTGAAGGGATTGTGGTATGGGAAAAACTAGAGGATGAAAATTTAGGCTGGGATAGTAGATTGTTGCAGCGACATACAGATATCGTACAAGCGATCGCCTTTCAACCTGGTAGTCTACTTCTCGCTTCGGCGGCGGTTGATGGTTGGCTGTGTTTGTGGCAAAAAGCCAAGCGTATCGCGCAGTTAATCGACGATGCAACTGATGGGTTATCTTGTCTAGCTTGGCATCCTCAAGGGCAAAAATTAGCAGCAGGGAGTCAAGCAGGGGAATTGTTGCTGTGGTCAAAAGCTTCGCGGGGAACTGGATTTGGTCGCGGTAAATAG
- a CDS encoding CobW family GTP-binding protein, whose amino-acid sequence MVTTAADNVVPVTVLTGYLGSGKTTLLNRILTHEHGKKVAVIVNEFGEVGIDNQLVIDADEEIFEMNNGCICCTVRGDLIRIIGNLMRRRDKFDHLVIETTGLADPAPVIQTFFVDEDMQTQLSLDAVVTVVDAKHIWQHWEADEAQEQIAFADVILLNKIDLVSETELAELERRIRGMNAIAKIYHTRNSELGMDALLGVQAFDLKRALEIDPNFLGEDAHEHDETVGSIAIVEPGTLDMQKLNDWLSYLLQTQGPDIFRMKGILNIAGDDHRYVFQGVHMLFEGTRDRPWKSDDERKNELVFIGRNLDADKLKEDFRACLI is encoded by the coding sequence ATGGTAACTACAGCAGCAGATAATGTAGTCCCCGTTACCGTACTGACGGGCTATCTCGGATCGGGTAAGACAACCCTACTCAATCGCATTCTGACCCACGAACACGGTAAGAAAGTAGCTGTAATTGTCAATGAGTTTGGGGAAGTAGGAATCGATAACCAATTGGTGATTGATGCAGACGAAGAAATCTTTGAGATGAATAATGGTTGCATCTGCTGTACCGTGCGCGGTGACTTAATTCGGATTATTGGTAATTTAATGCGGCGGCGCGATAAATTTGACCATTTGGTAATTGAAACCACTGGGTTAGCCGATCCTGCGCCCGTGATTCAGACATTCTTTGTCGATGAAGATATGCAAACCCAGCTATCTTTAGATGCAGTCGTAACAGTGGTAGATGCCAAGCACATTTGGCAGCACTGGGAAGCAGATGAAGCTCAAGAACAGATTGCTTTTGCCGACGTGATATTGCTCAATAAGATCGATTTAGTCTCAGAAACAGAGTTAGCAGAATTGGAACGGCGAATTCGTGGCATGAATGCGATCGCCAAAATCTACCACACCCGTAACTCTGAATTGGGTATGGATGCACTCTTAGGCGTGCAAGCCTTCGATCTCAAACGCGCCCTAGAGATCGATCCAAACTTTTTAGGAGAAGATGCCCACGAACACGATGAAACTGTAGGTTCCATTGCCATTGTCGAACCAGGGACTCTCGATATGCAAAAGTTGAACGATTGGTTATCTTACTTATTGCAAACACAGGGACCCGATATCTTTCGCATGAAAGGTATTTTAAATATTGCTGGAGACGACCACCGCTACGTATTTCAGGGGGTACACATGCTATTTGAAGGTACGCGCGATCGCCCCTGGAAATCTGACGACGAAAGAAAAAACGAATTAGTATTTATCGGGCGCAATTTAGATGCAGACAAGCTGAAAGAAGATTTTCGGGCTTGTTTGATTTAA
- the ubiE gene encoding bifunctional demethylmenaquinone methyltransferase/2-methoxy-6-polyprenyl-1,4-benzoquinol methylase UbiE, with protein sequence MEVQQIFDRIAPVYDRLNDLLSLGQHRIWKQMTVKWSQASLGDTCVDLCCGSGDLALRLARQVGANGRVYGVDFSSQLLAIAQQRSQSQYPQPPISWVEADVLNLPFANNHFDAATMGYGLRNVIDIPCCLKELHRVLKPGAKAAILDFHRPENPQFRAFQQWYLDNLVVPAARHFNLTEEYAYISPSLDRFPSGKAQVQLSQEVGFATATHYPIANGMMGILVLTKGWG encoded by the coding sequence ATGGAAGTTCAACAGATATTCGATCGCATTGCCCCAGTTTACGATCGCTTAAATGACTTGCTGAGTTTAGGTCAGCACCGCATTTGGAAGCAAATGACAGTTAAGTGGAGCCAAGCAAGCTTGGGGGATACCTGTGTCGATCTATGTTGTGGTAGCGGCGATTTAGCGCTGCGTCTCGCCCGTCAAGTAGGAGCTAACGGACGAGTATACGGGGTAGATTTTTCATCGCAACTGCTGGCGATCGCCCAACAACGCAGCCAAAGCCAATATCCCCAACCCCCGATTTCTTGGGTAGAAGCAGATGTATTGAATTTACCTTTTGCCAATAATCATTTTGATGCTGCAACGATGGGCTATGGACTGCGCAACGTTATCGATATTCCTTGTTGCTTAAAAGAACTGCATCGAGTTCTCAAACCTGGCGCTAAAGCGGCAATTTTAGACTTTCATCGTCCTGAAAATCCTCAATTTAGAGCTTTTCAACAATGGTACTTAGATAATCTCGTCGTTCCCGCCGCCCGTCACTTCAATCTCACGGAAGAATACGCCTATATCAGCCCCAGTTTAGATCGATTTCCTTCAGGTAAAGCACAAGTTCAACTCTCGCAAGAAGTAGGGTTTGCAACAGCCACTCACTACCCAATTGCCAACGGTATGATGGGGATATTGGTCTTAACTAAGGGATGGGGTTAG
- a CDS encoding RuBisCO accumulation factor 1, with the protein MTESPSNQLDIEATLTSLRQKQGSWVEWGQAIAQLQKAGQTPQQIFEATGFEPVQQNQVIVGAQVYTSLEKTNASEAVRSRFTQKGSDILYELRLLNNAERVAAAEFILAHNLDADMAKEVARDMKEFSRLRNLPEGFADRPGDAIAYQCWRLARQKSDLQERSRLIAKGLRFADSDTARQKIEQLLVDFTVVPKRPAPTIPFYRPDSEDQLPRLIPVVGEMPLKSAEVQAVPIVEAVEPFRIVKFAGEQAWVALPGWQTVRSAEDPIAILCQSDRLPNQSATTSEPVLVIADRHAREWDVNSYFVYDAAGEVDFGWFETQPDVKLLGKIVVVVRPKHIIDEELTKDSWQIDE; encoded by the coding sequence ATGACTGAATCGCCCTCCAACCAACTCGACATCGAAGCCACGCTGACATCCCTGCGGCAAAAACAAGGTAGTTGGGTGGAATGGGGTCAAGCGATCGCCCAGTTGCAAAAAGCAGGGCAAACACCACAGCAGATCTTTGAAGCGACGGGATTTGAACCAGTGCAACAAAATCAGGTGATTGTAGGCGCGCAGGTTTATACTTCTTTAGAAAAAACAAATGCTTCTGAGGCAGTGCGATCGCGCTTTACTCAAAAAGGCAGCGATATTTTGTACGAACTGCGGTTGCTCAATAATGCAGAACGAGTCGCCGCAGCAGAATTTATCTTGGCTCACAACTTAGATGCGGATATGGCTAAGGAAGTGGCACGGGATATGAAAGAATTTTCTCGCCTGCGTAACTTACCCGAAGGATTTGCCGATCGTCCAGGGGATGCAATTGCTTATCAGTGTTGGCGACTGGCACGACAAAAATCAGATTTACAAGAGCGATCGCGATTAATTGCTAAGGGGCTAAGGTTTGCCGATTCGGATACGGCAAGACAAAAGATCGAACAGTTGCTTGTCGATTTTACCGTCGTTCCCAAGCGTCCGGCTCCAACCATCCCTTTTTATCGTCCAGACTCCGAAGATCAATTACCGCGATTGATTCCAGTTGTTGGGGAAATGCCGTTAAAATCGGCTGAAGTTCAAGCTGTACCAATAGTAGAAGCAGTAGAGCCTTTTCGGATTGTCAAGTTTGCTGGGGAACAGGCTTGGGTAGCCTTACCAGGTTGGCAAACAGTCCGCAGTGCTGAAGATCCGATCGCAATTTTGTGTCAAAGCGATCGCCTCCCCAATCAATCAGCTACAACATCGGAACCAGTTCTAGTCATTGCCGACCGTCACGCTAGAGAATGGGATGTCAATAGTTATTTTGTCTATGATGCAGCGGGGGAAGTTGACTTTGGTTGGTTTGAAACTCAACCAGATGTCAAGTTACTGGGAAAAATTGTTGTTGTCGTGCGTCCCAAGCACATTATTGATGAAGAGTTAACGAAGGATTCTTGGCAGATCGACGAGTAA
- the thrS gene encoding threonine--tRNA ligase yields the protein MSSSESHCQPEQQEQAPQEKIYLPRTSESETLQKIRHTTSHVMAMAVQKLFPKAQVTIGPWIENGFYYDFDNPEPFTEKDLKAIQKEMVKIINRKLPVIREEVSREEAEQRIQAIKEPYKLEILADIKQEPITIYHLGDEWWDLCAGPHLNNTAELQPKAIELESVAGAYWRGDETKAQLQRIYGTAWESEQQLAEYKRRKEEALRRDHRRLGKELGLFIFSDEVGPGLPLWTPKGTLLRSLLEDFLKQEQLKRGYLPVVTPHIARVDLFKTSGHWQKYKEDMFPLMAENEEAAAHELGFVLKPMNCPFHIQIYKSELRSYRELPMRLAEFGTVYRYEQSGELGGLTRVRGFTVDDSHLFVTPEQLDSEFLNVVDLILSVFNKLQLKNFKARLSFRDPASDKYIGSDEAWSKAEGAIRRAVEKLEMNHFEGIGEAAFYGPKLDFIFQDALEREWQLGTVQVDYNLPERFDLEYVAEDGTRQRPVMIHRAPFGSLERLIGILIEEYAGDFPLWLAPIQARLMPVSDAQLMFAKEVADKMRSLNMRVEVDTSGDRLPKMIRNAEKAKIPVMAVVGAKEVESDSLSLRVRTAGKPSADLGTISVPAVLERMQKAIANYTNF from the coding sequence ATGTCTAGTTCAGAATCCCATTGTCAACCGGAACAGCAGGAACAAGCACCGCAGGAAAAAATTTATCTCCCTCGCACCAGTGAATCAGAGACATTGCAGAAAATTCGCCACACTACCTCTCATGTCATGGCGATGGCGGTGCAAAAGTTATTTCCTAAAGCACAGGTGACTATTGGACCCTGGATTGAGAATGGATTTTACTACGATTTTGACAATCCCGAACCGTTTACAGAAAAAGATCTCAAAGCCATCCAGAAAGAGATGGTGAAGATTATCAATCGTAAATTGCCTGTCATTAGGGAAGAAGTCAGCCGCGAGGAAGCCGAACAGCGGATTCAGGCAATTAAAGAGCCGTATAAACTAGAAATCCTGGCAGATATTAAGCAGGAACCAATCACGATCTACCATTTGGGGGATGAATGGTGGGACTTGTGTGCTGGACCCCATCTTAACAACACGGCAGAGTTGCAACCCAAAGCAATTGAGTTAGAAAGCGTTGCTGGGGCATACTGGCGCGGTGATGAAACCAAGGCGCAGCTACAACGAATTTACGGCACGGCTTGGGAATCAGAACAGCAATTAGCTGAGTACAAGCGTCGTAAGGAAGAAGCCCTCAGACGCGACCATCGCCGCTTAGGTAAAGAACTAGGACTATTTATCTTTAGCGATGAGGTGGGACCGGGTTTACCTCTGTGGACTCCCAAAGGAACGCTGTTACGCAGTCTTTTAGAAGATTTTCTCAAACAAGAACAGCTCAAACGCGGCTATCTTCCTGTGGTAACGCCCCACATTGCCAGAGTCGATTTATTCAAAACCTCTGGTCACTGGCAGAAATATAAAGAGGATATGTTTCCATTGATGGCAGAGAATGAGGAAGCAGCAGCCCACGAATTGGGTTTCGTTCTCAAGCCGATGAACTGCCCGTTTCACATCCAAATTTACAAGAGCGAATTACGTTCTTATCGCGAATTACCAATGCGGTTGGCAGAGTTTGGAACTGTATACCGTTACGAACAATCGGGTGAATTGGGTGGTTTGACGCGGGTGCGTGGTTTTACGGTAGATGATTCTCACCTATTCGTGACTCCAGAACAACTCGACAGCGAATTTCTCAATGTGGTGGATTTGATTCTGTCGGTATTTAACAAGTTGCAACTGAAAAATTTCAAAGCAAGACTGAGTTTCCGCGATCCGGCTTCGGATAAGTACATTGGTTCTGACGAGGCGTGGTCAAAAGCTGAAGGAGCAATTCGCCGCGCTGTAGAAAAGCTAGAAATGAACCACTTTGAAGGAATTGGGGAAGCAGCATTCTACGGTCCCAAGCTCGATTTTATTTTCCAAGATGCTTTGGAAAGGGAATGGCAGTTAGGTACGGTACAAGTTGATTACAACTTACCCGAACGCTTTGACTTGGAATATGTTGCAGAGGATGGCACGCGCCAGCGCCCAGTAATGATTCATCGCGCTCCATTCGGCTCGTTAGAAAGATTAATTGGGATTTTAATTGAAGAGTATGCAGGAGACTTTCCCTTGTGGCTAGCACCCATCCAAGCTCGATTAATGCCCGTCAGCGATGCTCAATTGATGTTTGCTAAAGAAGTCGCAGACAAGATGCGATCGCTCAACATGCGCGTAGAAGTCGATACCAGTGGCGATCGCTTGCCGAAAATGATCCGCAATGCTGAAAAGGCAAAAATTCCCGTCATGGCGGTTGTAGGGGCGAAAGAAGTGGAGTCCGATAGTTTGAGTCTCCGCGTTCGTACTGCTGGTAAACCATCGGCAGATCTCGGCACGATCTCTGTCCCTGCGGTGTTGGAAAGGATGCAAAAGGCGATCGCCAACTACACTAATTTCTAA
- a CDS encoding glutamine synthetase family protein, with protein MNFHGNAGSAMMQDTIYKTLQASRVQFIRILWCDNANIIRGKAIHIGALSQLVDYGVGISAAQQAVPVMHDAVVAETGLSPVGEIRLIPDWNTLSVLPYSTGHARAIGDMMQDGIPWAYCPRDFLKRAIAAAQEAGIEVMAAFENEFYLLHPSENGLGVEPGDRTVFASTFAMDANLAVINEIAEALLAQNIPVEQYHPESGGGQHEISVRYTRALSAADYQIAFRETVRAVALRHKLKASFLPKIFAEQAGSGCHLHLSLWQDGKNLISDTGNAPGISKIARAFIAGILEHLPALMALTTPSINSYRRIRPHSWSGAFRTWGYDNREAAIRVPSDPASPSPTQIEIKTVDASANPYIALGAVITAGLDGVRRQLEPKEAIAVDPGSMSQSERAAKGIDALPTNLGEAIAHLQTDKVLLDALGKELAQAYIAVRLAEWEAMKNWALKEEVKLLLERY; from the coding sequence ATGAATTTCCACGGCAATGCAGGAAGCGCCATGATGCAAGACACGATTTATAAAACCTTACAGGCAAGTAGGGTGCAATTTATTCGTATTCTCTGGTGCGACAATGCCAATATCATTCGTGGCAAAGCAATACACATCGGCGCGTTATCTCAGCTAGTGGATTATGGAGTCGGCATTAGTGCGGCACAGCAAGCGGTTCCCGTGATGCACGACGCGGTAGTGGCGGAAACGGGGTTGAGTCCTGTAGGTGAAATTCGCCTAATCCCAGATTGGAATACCTTGAGCGTACTGCCTTATTCTACAGGTCACGCTCGCGCGATTGGCGATATGATGCAAGATGGCATTCCTTGGGCTTACTGTCCGCGAGACTTTTTGAAACGAGCGATCGCGGCGGCGCAAGAAGCAGGGATAGAGGTGATGGCAGCGTTTGAAAATGAATTTTATCTACTCCATCCATCTGAGAATGGATTGGGAGTAGAACCAGGCGATCGCACGGTCTTTGCTTCTACTTTCGCGATGGATGCTAATTTAGCAGTTATTAACGAAATTGCTGAAGCCCTCCTCGCCCAAAATATCCCTGTAGAACAGTACCATCCCGAATCTGGTGGCGGACAACATGAAATTTCAGTGCGTTACACCCGCGCTTTGTCAGCAGCAGATTACCAAATTGCTTTTCGGGAAACCGTGCGTGCAGTAGCATTGCGCCACAAACTCAAAGCCTCGTTTCTACCAAAAATCTTTGCCGAACAAGCGGGTAGTGGTTGTCACCTGCACCTGAGTCTCTGGCAAGATGGTAAAAATCTGATTTCCGACACTGGAAACGCGCCTGGAATCTCAAAAATTGCCCGTGCTTTTATTGCTGGCATTTTGGAGCATTTACCCGCCTTGATGGCACTGACTACCCCTAGTATCAACTCCTATCGTCGCATTCGCCCTCACTCCTGGAGTGGGGCTTTTCGCACTTGGGGATACGACAACCGCGAAGCCGCGATCCGAGTCCCTAGCGATCCTGCAAGTCCCAGTCCGACGCAGATTGAAATCAAAACTGTTGATGCTTCTGCCAATCCCTACATCGCTCTAGGCGCAGTCATCACCGCTGGATTGGACGGCGTGCGTCGTCAACTCGAACCAAAAGAGGCGATCGCAGTTGACCCAGGATCTATGTCCCAATCGGAACGAGCAGCGAAGGGAATTGATGCCCTACCAACAAATCTAGGTGAGGCGATCGCGCATCTCCAAACCGATAAAGTTCTCCTCGATGCTTTAGGCAAAGAACTCGCTCAAGCATACATTGCCGTCCGTCTGGCTGAGTGGGAAGCCATGAAAAATTGGGCGTTGAAAGAAGAAGTAAAGTTGTTATTGGAAAGATATTAA
- a CDS encoding DUF2605 domain-containing protein: MLNQNLPEPELLKTLLQPLLEDFKYWFGRSQTFLENEKVSFLEPQQQSELLARVKQAQQEVSTAQLMFQATGGQVGIDMATLVPWHQLVTECWKVAIRFRSEQATQPEVEL, from the coding sequence ATGCTTAATCAAAACTTGCCAGAACCTGAGTTGTTAAAAACCTTACTCCAACCGCTACTTGAAGATTTTAAGTATTGGTTCGGGCGATCGCAAACGTTTTTAGAAAATGAGAAAGTTTCATTTTTAGAACCGCAACAGCAATCTGAATTGTTGGCAAGAGTTAAGCAAGCCCAGCAGGAGGTAAGTACAGCACAGCTCATGTTTCAGGCAACTGGGGGACAAGTAGGCATTGACATGGCAACGCTCGTACCCTGGCATCAATTAGTGACAGAATGTTGGAAAGTGGCAATTCGCTTCCGGTCGGAGCAGGCAACACAGCCAGAGGTAGAACTTTAA
- a CDS encoding DUF1802 family protein — MLLTTIHALKEWAVAVNAIERGETILLLRKGGIRESGGQFQVDRDEVLLYPTYEHQQPELLKPEYASQVTPVASGWHPETIKIGSWAKITDIVPVLDETIVNALLPFHVWNEKFIRDRLKWKPRQPVYVLLLRAYKLSRSRQIAYRVEYGGCRSWIDLNEAIDLEAATPVLDDVTYEQKVSEIRQAIDYLPRPNPVPREAFDHSNNSPA; from the coding sequence ATGTTACTAACCACAATCCACGCACTCAAGGAATGGGCGGTTGCTGTTAACGCGATCGAACGGGGCGAAACGATCTTACTATTGCGTAAAGGTGGTATCCGTGAAAGTGGCGGACAATTTCAAGTCGATCGCGACGAGGTTCTGCTTTACCCCACTTACGAACACCAACAGCCCGAATTACTCAAGCCTGAGTATGCTTCGCAAGTTACCCCAGTAGCATCTGGTTGGCATCCTGAGACAATTAAAATCGGCAGTTGGGCAAAGATTACTGATATTGTGCCAGTGTTAGACGAGACAATTGTGAATGCTTTGCTACCGTTCCATGTTTGGAACGAAAAATTTATTCGCGATCGCCTCAAATGGAAACCCCGTCAACCCGTGTATGTCTTACTTTTGCGGGCTTATAAGTTATCCCGATCGCGTCAAATTGCCTATCGTGTTGAATATGGGGGTTGCAGATCGTGGATCGATTTAAATGAAGCGATCGATCTTGAGGCTGCTACACCAGTTTTAGATGATGTCACCTACGAGCAAAAAGTTTCAGAAATTCGGCAGGCGATCGACTATTTACCGCGACCAAATCCAGTTCCCCGCGAAGCTTTTGACCACAGCAACAATTCCCCTGCTTGA